A region from the Drosophila bipectinata strain 14024-0381.07 chromosome 3R, DbipHiC1v2, whole genome shotgun sequence genome encodes:
- the LOC108119831 gene encoding organic cation transporter protein, whose product MDLERVLEKCGNFGPYQILLLGLYGWTNIVSSLHYFSQTIISFTPSHRCSVPLNQYPGNYTELTSCSYRMYDPDNSSYWESKCEAWDFEKESGYESITTELGWVCDDAYKLAVGQSFFFIGSVLGSIFFGYLADRIGRLPACVLTTLTGASGDFFTSFVNNLPWFCFTRFVSGLSTDTQYVLMYILVFEYLSPKHRTFGLNIILGVFYCIGLMISPWMAIYLGSWRSYLWAASLPALGMLSFPVFLHESVEWLLTKGKFDKAVSNLKRIAKFNGREVEDSVFDEFIKHYREKLKRVENKSSDTFMGMLRTPRLRKFTIILLIKSMIVTIAFDILSRNVEGVGISPFNLFSYTGFCYLPAGLIIILFQNKIGRKGMACSSLFVGGVITAATGYLLATLSPEQHSLILAFMVGLGRFGAVVAYDAEAQYAAEIIPTSVRGRGVANIHVVGNGFGFFSSYIIFLGTIFKPLPSMLISVLLFIGAALCLVLPETLHKQLPQTLEEGETFAKGEKWYFFPCFSQRQQKTKTAAKLEYANEFTK is encoded by the exons ATGGATCTCGAGCGCGTCCTGGAAAAGTGTGGGAACTTCGGTCCCTACCAGATCCTATTACTGGGTCTCTACGGATGGACAAACATTGTGTCCTCTCTACACTACTTCTCACAGACCATCATCAGTTTTACGCCCTCGCACAG ATGCTCTGTGCCGTTAAACCAATATCCAGGAAACTATACAGAACTAACAAGTTGCAGTTATAGAATGTATGATCCAGACAATAGCTCATATTGGGAGTCCAAGTGCGAGGCATGGGACTTTGAAAAGGAAAGTGGCTACGAAAGCATCACCACCGAG CTCGGATGGGTCTGCGACGATGCCTACAAGCTGGCGGTGGGCCAGTCCTTTTTCTTCATAGGCTCTGTCCTGGGCAGCATCTTTTTTGGCTATCTGGCGGATCGCATTGGCCGACTGCCAGCCTGCGTCTTGACCACCTTGACTGGAGCTTCTGGGGACTTCTTCACCTCCTTTGTGAACAATCTGCCCTGGTTCTGCTTCACACGATTTGTTTCCGGTCTCTCCACGGATACGCAATATGTTCTCATGTACATTTTGG tgtTTGAGTACCTAAGCCCAAAGCACCGCACCTTCGGACTTAATATCATCCTGGGCGTATTCTATTGCATCGGATTGATGATCTCCCCATGGATGGCCATTTACTTGGGTAGCTGGAGAAGCTATCTCTGGGCCGCTTCCCTGCCAGCTCTGGGAATGCTGTCCTTCCCTGTTTTCCTCCACGAGAGCGTCGAGTGGTTGCTGACCAAGGGCAAGTTCGACAAGGCTGTTAGCAATCTTAAGCGCATTGCGAAATTCAATGGACGAGAGGTAGAGGACTCTGTGTTTGATGAGTTCATTAAACACTACCGTGAAAAACTGAAAAGGGTGGAGAACAAGTCCTCAGATACTTTCATGGGCATGTTGAGAACACCCAGACTGAGAAAGTTTACCATAATCCTCTTGATTAAATC AATGATCGTGACCATTGCCTTTGATATCCTGAGCCGTAATGTGGAAGGCGTTGGCATTTCTCCCTTTAACCTCTTCTCCTACACTGGATTCTGTTACTTGCCAGCCGGGCTCATCATTATTCTGTTCCAAAATAAGATTGGCCGGAAGGGAATGGCCTGCTCCTCGCTCTTTGTTGGCGGAGTCATCACGGCGGCCACTGGTTACCTGCTGGCTACCCTCAGTCCGGAGCAACACTCCCTTATCCTGGCCTTCATGGTGGGTCTGGGGAGGTTCGGTGCTGTGGTGGCCTACGACGCAGAGGCCCAGTATGCGGCGGAGATCATACCGACCAGCGTCCGGGGCAGAGGAGTCGCCAACATCCACGTGGTGGGAAATGGATTCGGGTTCTTCAGTTCGTACATCATTTTTCTGGGCACGATCTTCAAGCCCCTGCCCTCCATGCTCATCAGTGTTCTGCTCTTCATTGGAGCGGCACTCTGCCTCGTTCTTCCCGAGACCCTGCACAA GCAACTACCTCAGACCCTGGAAGAGGGCGAGACATTCGCCAAAGGCGAGAAGTGGTACTTCTTCCCTTGTTTCTCGCAAAGACAACAGAAAACCAAAACAGCAGCTAAGCTAGAATATGCCAATGAATTTACTAAGTAG